From one Methermicoccus shengliensis DSM 18856 genomic stretch:
- a CDS encoding deoxycytidylate deaminase, translating into MSCEKRPSLDEYFMRIAEVVSSRSTCLRTRVGAVLVRDKRILSTGYNGVPSGMVHCLELGCLRQQSNIPSGERHELCRAVHAEQNAIIQAALHGVSTEGATLYCTHQPCILCAKMLINAKIKRVVFKNSYPDTKALEFFENAGVEVVQLPEGDVPEEGMDEKEAKEGKA; encoded by the coding sequence ATGAGCTGTGAGAAGAGACCATCGCTGGACGAGTACTTCATGAGGATTGCGGAGGTGGTATCGAGCCGCTCCACCTGCCTCAGAACGAGAGTGGGTGCTGTGCTGGTGAGAGATAAGCGCATTCTCTCCACGGGCTACAATGGTGTTCCCTCTGGAATGGTGCACTGCCTCGAGCTCGGATGTCTGCGCCAGCAGAGCAACATTCCCTCTGGAGAGCGCCACGAGCTGTGCAGAGCTGTGCACGCAGAGCAGAACGCCATCATACAGGCAGCGCTTCATGGCGTGAGCACCGAGGGTGCAACGCTGTACTGCACCCATCAGCCCTGCATCCTGTGTGCCAAGATGCTCATTAATGCCAAGATAAAGCGGGTGGTGTTCAAAAACAGCTATCCAGACACCAAGGCCTTGGAGTTCTTCGAGAATGCGGGCGTGGAGGTGGTGCAGCTTCCCGAGGGGGACGTGCCCGAGGAGGGTATGGATGAAAAAGAGGCGAAAGAGGGGAAGGCCTGA